Below is a window of Pseudomonas sp. B21-040 DNA.
TGGCCTGGCCGAAGAAACCTGGTCGAGTGGACGCGGTCCCGCTTCCAACAATGGTTTGTGCGCCTACACGCCATCGCGCGGGGTGATTTCGGTGCGCGGCAACTGGCCGCTGACCCCGACCATGGACGTTGTCGTGCCGTTTGCCAGAACCATGGCCGACCTGCTTGAGGTGCTCGACGTGGTCGTGGCCGAAGACCCCGACACCCGCGGCGACCTGTGGCGGATGCAGCCTTGGGTGCCGATTCCGGGCGTCACCTCGGTACGCCCGGCCTCTTATCACGAGCTGGCGGCGAAGCCTGACGCACTGGCCGGCAAGCGTTTCGGCGTGCCGCGCATGTACATCAACAAGGACCTGGAAGCAGGCACCAGCGAAGCGCCGGGCATCGGCGGGCCAACGGGGCAGCGAATCAACACCCGGGCCTCGGTGATCGGACTGTGGGAAGCGGCTCGCCAGGCACTCGAAGCCGCCGGCGCCGAAGTCATCGAGGTCGATTTCCCGTTGGTATCCAATTGCGAAGGCGACCGTCCGGGCGCGCCGACCGTGTTCAATCGCGGCATTGTCTCTAAAGAGTTCCTGCACCACGAGTTGTGGGACCTGACGGCCTGGGCGTTCGATGATTTTCTCCAGGCCAACGGCGACCCGACATTGAACCGTCTGGTCGACGTCGACGGACCGCTGATTTTCCCGCACGACCCCGGCACCCTGCCCAACCGCGAGGGCGACCTTGCCGCCGGCATGGACGAGTATGTGCGGATGGCCGAGCGCGGCATCACCCCATGGAATGAGATCACCACGGTGCCGGATGGCTTGCGCGGGCTTGAACACACGCGCCGTATCGATCTTGAGGAGTGGATGGATCGCCTGGGGCTCGATGCGGTGCTGTTCCCGACCGTCGCCGACGTTGGGCCGGCGAATGCCGATGTCGATCCGCAGTCCGCGGACATCGCGTGGAGCAACGGTGTCTGGGTGGCCAACGGCAACCTCGCCATCCGCCACTTGGGCGTTCCCACGGTCACGGTGCCGATGGGCGTCATGCCGGACATTGGCATGCCCGTCGGGCTGACCTTCGCCGGCCGCGCCTATGACGATTCGTCGCTGCTGCGCCTGGCGTCGGCGTTTGAAGCGACCGGGACAAAACGCTTGATCCCGCCGCGTACCCCGGCGCTGTCGGGTCAGCGCTAAAAAGAAGGCCGGGATTGGGGCTGTACATGCCCCTCTCCCGGCCAACGATTCAGCCGATCTGATGCATCAGGCCTTGGCTGCCATCGCGGTGACTTCCACACGCATGCCTTCGACTGCCAGCGCGGCGACGCCCACCGCGGCACGCACCGGCCACGGTTTGGCGAAGAAGCGCTTGTAGACTTCGTTGAAGGCGGCGCGATCAGCCATGTCGGTGAGGTAGATGGTCAGGTGCAACACCCGGTCCATCGAACTGCCGGCGCGCTCCAGTGCAACCTTGAGTGCTTGCAGCGTGCATTCGCTCTGCTCGACGATGCCGCCCAACTCCAGACTGCCGTCGACGCGAGTCGGAATCTGAGTGGAGACCAACAGGCCGCCGAATCCGGCGACGTCGGAGGAAATGGAGTCCTGGTCAGGATCAGGGGTGAATGTGATGTCTTGGTTTGCCATGGGGATCTCGTGCTTGAAAGGGTAAAGGGCTGTCGCGTATCAGGCGGGCAGTTTACAACCCCACGGCGCACCGCTGTTCAAGATCGTGTGGTGAACGTGGGCGGTGTTGCCGCCACACTCGCCAACGAGGCCTAGTCAGGGTCGAGCAACCCGCCGCTCCAGTTGCGCGAGACCCGGTTGCCGGTGAATTTCGCCACCACCATGCCCTGAGGCACCAGCCGATCCCGATAGCGGGTGACCATTCGCCCTGCTTGCTCGGCGTGCAGCACCACTTCGGAGGACGGATCCCCCGGCCGCCGTAGAATCCGCGCAAAGCGCTGCCCCTCCTCGACGAAATCACCGAGCTCTTTTTCGAAGATCAGCACCCCGGGCTGTGGCGCCAGAATGGTTTCCATGTGGCCCATTTCCATCGCCTCGACGGGCCAGTCAGCGGGTGTCAGCGCTTCGTCGATGACCCCGCAACCGCACAGCCACGCATACAACCCCTCGGCATCCTGTTTGGCAACCCGGTCACTGACATCGCCCTGCCCGCGCAGCTCCAGTGTCGCGGCCATGCGCTGGTCGGTGACGCCGTCACGCAGCCATGGCGCAATGATGGTTTCTTCGAAGGAGCCATCGCCGCCGTCATCCCAAATGATTGCCACGTCCATCTTCATCGCGGCGGCCAGTTCGCGGCCTCGTGGCCAGAAACGGCGGTGAACGTAGAGGTAGGGCAGCGCCTCGTCATCAGTGTGCAGATCGAGCACCACGTGTGCCGGCGCCGCCAGTTGCACCAGTTTTTTTTGCCACGCTTGAACGTTGGTCGACGGTTGGGCCATGGCCGCCGATTGGTCGAACGAGCGGTTGAAGTTGTGCCCGGTGGCGTCATGAAAGCGACCGAGAAGCCGGCCTTGGCGAAACTGCCCGATGCCCAGCGGATTGGCTTGCGGCACTACCGTCACGCTGCCTTTGAGCCGACCGTGGGCATCGGCGACCTGAAGCTTTTGCATCAACAGATGCAGCACCAGCATCCCGGCAATTTCATCGGCGTGCACCCCGGCTTGCAGGTGCACGGTCGGTCCACTGCCATCGCCCTCGAAACGCCAGGCACCGACCTGCACCGCGTCGCCGTTATTGTTGCGAACACTGAACGAAACATCCTGCGCCATCGGTTTGTCCTCCCGCGTCACCCACGTTTAAAAAACCTGCATTGCCGGCGTCGAGACTGGTGATTGAACGCACGTTCAACTAAGCTCGCGAACCAGGCAATACACCCAAGGATTCGCTTGTGACCACCCCCGCCCCGAAAAACCGTCGTGCCGAACCTGACGAACGCCGCGAAATGCTGGTTGCCGCGACCCTGCGTTGCCTGGTGCGCGATGGTCACGCCGGTATTTCCGTGCGTCGCATCGCCACCGAAGCCGGCGTGTCCGTAGGGTTGCTCAATCACCATTTCGGCAGCATCGATGCGTTGATCGCCGACACCTACCAAAAGATCGCCAGCGAACTGACCACCGCCCTGCTCCAGGAAATCCAGCAGGCCGGCACCCCTGCCGAAAAGATGGACGCCTTCCTCACCGGCTCCTTCTCGCCCCGGGTCATGGACCCGCAACTGCTCGGCGTCTGGGTGGTGTTCTGGAGCCTGATTCGTCACTCCGAACACGTCAGCCAGTCCCACGAAAAAAGCTATCGCGCCTACCTCGACCTGCTCCGCCAATTGCTCGATGACATGGCAACCAGCGAAGGGTTCGTGATCCACGACACGCGCCTGGCCGCCATCGGTTTATCGGCGATGCTCGACGGACTCTGGATCGAGTGGTGCCTGAACCCCGAAACCTTCAGCCCCGCCAACGGCCTCCATATCTGTCGTTGCTGGATAAAGGGGCTGCGTCACGGAGCATTCAGCACCGACGACGTCGTGTGAGGGATGACGACCGAAGATCATCGCCAGGGTGCCACTGACCGCGATCAGCCCGGCACCGATCATCAGCGACACATCCATCAGCGTGCCCCAGATCAGGCTCGACAGCAGGAACGCCCAGATCAGCCCGGTGTACTCGAACGGTGCCAGCAACGTCGCGGTGGCCCGCTGGAAACTGGCGAACAATAGAAACTGACCAATACCGCCGACCAGCCCGGCCCCGAGCATCCCCAGCCAGGCCGGGGTCGGCGCCGGGGTGTAGGTCCAGGGCAAGGCCACTGTCATGCAAATGACAAACACCACGTTGGTGATCAGCATCTGCTCCAGCACGGATGTCTGCTCATCCACCTGGCGCAATTGAATGTAGGTGAACGCCCAGCACACCGCGGCCAACAGCGTCAGCGCCACCGGCAGCGGGTCGGTCATGTTGCCTGGGCGACAGGCAATGAGCACACCGGCAAATCCAATGATCAGGCTGACCCACTGCCAAGCGCTGGCGCGTTCCTTGAGAATCACCGCCGCCAGCACCGTGACCATGATCGGTGCGGAGAAATACAGGGTGGTCATTTCCGCCAGGCTCAGGTCGCGGGCCGCCGTGTAATACAACACCCAAGCCACAATCGACAGCAGCCCGCGCACCACCAGCAAGCGTCGGCTCGGTGAGTGCCAGGCGCGCTGGACCAGGCGCAACCGCCCCGCCAGCAGACAGGCCAGCACCACCACGAACGCACGCCAGAACAGAATGCTGACCACCGAATAATCGGCGACCAGCCATTTGATGGCGGCGTCCTGCAACGCCAGAAACGTATATCCCAACGTGCACAGGCCGATGCCTTGCAACGACCGGTCGACGATCCGTGTCGTGCTCATTACGCCGACCTGCGCACGGGCGTCCCGCGCCGCTCGGCAAAGGCAAACAGCGCCTCGATCAGGAACGTCAGGCAAACATACACGCCGGCCACCAGCAACAGCGGCTCATAGACTTGCAGCGTCTGCGCCCGCACCACGTTGGCGGCCCCCAACAGATCGATAATGGCAATGGTCGAGGCCAGCGCCGTCGACTTGAGGAGCATCACGGTCTCCCCGGCCAGCGTCGGCAACAGCAAGCGCAGGGCCCGAGGCAAGCGCACGCGAAGCAGGGACTGACGCGCCGTCATGCCAAAGGCCGACGCCGCTTCCATCTCACCCTTGGGTACCGCCAATAGGCCACCGCGAATCACTTCGCCGACATAGGCCCCCACCGACACCACCAGGGCAAACACGATGTACCAGTAACCGTCACGCAGGTACGGCCAGAGGAAGCTGCCGCGAATCAACGGAAACTGCGCAAACAGGCTGCCGAGGCCGTAGTAGAAAATGTAGATCTGGATCAGCAATGGCGTACCGCGCGTCACGCTGGTGTAGAACAGGCTGACCTTGGCAATCACCCGGTTCTTTGAAATCCGCGCCAGTGCCACCAACACCGCCAGTGCGTAGCCGAACACGCTGGAGATCAACAGGATGGTGATGGTCGTTTGCAGCCCTCGGCCCAACAGCGCCGCGTATTCAATTATCCACGCTGGAATCATTTCGTTTACTCAGCCAAAGGCATCCAGCGACGGATGCGTCGCTCAAGCCGTCCAGACAGGTAGTTGGACACCAGTGTCACCGCGTAATACATCGCCGCGGCGGTGAGGTAGAACAACAAGTAATGCCGCGTCGAACCCGCGCCTTGCTTGGCGGTGTAGAGCAGTTCGTTAGTGCCGACCACGCTGATCAATGCGCTGTCCTTGATCAGGTTGATCCACAAGTTGGCCATCCCGGCCATTGCGTAAGGCGCCATGATCGGCAGCGTGACTCGCCGGAACAGGCCGAAGCCGTTCAAGCCAAACGCCTTGGCCGCCTCGATCTGGCCGAATGGAATGGCCTGGATCGCCGCGCGGAAAATCTCCGACGCGTAAGCCCCTTGCACCAGGCCCAGCACCACGATCGCCGCCAAT
It encodes the following:
- a CDS encoding succinylglutamate desuccinylase/aspartoacylase family protein, with amino-acid sequence MAQDVSFSVRNNNGDAVQVGAWRFEGDGSGPTVHLQAGVHADEIAGMLVLHLLMQKLQVADAHGRLKGSVTVVPQANPLGIGQFRQGRLLGRFHDATGHNFNRSFDQSAAMAQPSTNVQAWQKKLVQLAAPAHVVLDLHTDDEALPYLYVHRRFWPRGRELAAAMKMDVAIIWDDGGDGSFEETIIAPWLRDGVTDQRMAATLELRGQGDVSDRVAKQDAEGLYAWLCGCGVIDEALTPADWPVEAMEMGHMETILAPQPGVLIFEKELGDFVEEGQRFARILRRPGDPSSEVVLHAEQAGRMVTRYRDRLVPQGMVVAKFTGNRVSRNWSGGLLDPD
- a CDS encoding ABC transporter permease; the protein is MPAMFELINFSEQGWGGALLKGLWMTLQISAGAFVLGLLIGLVVACLKLSAPKPIAALMRSYTTLFRAVPELLLILLLYYVGSMLLNSLMTQMGYGTVDVSGPLAAIVVLGLVQGAYASEIFRAAIQAIPFGQIEAAKAFGLNGFGLFRRVTLPIMAPYAMAGMANLWINLIKDSALISVVGTNELLYTAKQGAGSTRHYLLFYLTAAAMYYAVTLVSNYLSGRLERRIRRWMPLAE
- a CDS encoding RidA family protein → MANQDITFTPDPDQDSISSDVAGFGGLLVSTQIPTRVDGSLELGGIVEQSECTLQALKVALERAGSSMDRVLHLTIYLTDMADRAAFNEVYKRFFAKPWPVRAAVGVAALAVEGMRVEVTAMAAKA
- a CDS encoding amidase, with product MIEVTEVSIAQLRTALESGQTTAVELVNAYLARIDAYDGADTPTALNAVVVRNPDALKEAQASDARRAKGETLGPLDGIPYTAKDSYLVKGLTAASGSPAFANLIAYRDAFTIERLRGAGAICLGKTNMPPMANGGMQRGVYGRAESPYNADYLTAPFASGSSNGAGTATAASFAAFGLAEETWSSGRGPASNNGLCAYTPSRGVISVRGNWPLTPTMDVVVPFARTMADLLEVLDVVVAEDPDTRGDLWRMQPWVPIPGVTSVRPASYHELAAKPDALAGKRFGVPRMYINKDLEAGTSEAPGIGGPTGQRINTRASVIGLWEAARQALEAAGAEVIEVDFPLVSNCEGDRPGAPTVFNRGIVSKEFLHHELWDLTAWAFDDFLQANGDPTLNRLVDVDGPLIFPHDPGTLPNREGDLAAGMDEYVRMAERGITPWNEITTVPDGLRGLEHTRRIDLEEWMDRLGLDAVLFPTVADVGPANADVDPQSADIAWSNGVWVANGNLAIRHLGVPTVTVPMGVMPDIGMPVGLTFAGRAYDDSSLLRLASAFEATGTKRLIPPRTPALSGQR
- a CDS encoding DMT family transporter encodes the protein MSTTRIVDRSLQGIGLCTLGYTFLALQDAAIKWLVADYSVVSILFWRAFVVVLACLLAGRLRLVQRAWHSPSRRLLVVRGLLSIVAWVLYYTAARDLSLAEMTTLYFSAPIMVTVLAAVILKERASAWQWVSLIIGFAGVLIACRPGNMTDPLPVALTLLAAVCWAFTYIQLRQVDEQTSVLEQMLITNVVFVICMTVALPWTYTPAPTPAWLGMLGAGLVGGIGQFLLFASFQRATATLLAPFEYTGLIWAFLLSSLIWGTLMDVSLMIGAGLIAVSGTLAMIFGRHPSHDVVGAECSVTQPLYPATTDMEAVGGAEGFGVQAPLDPESVEHRR
- a CDS encoding ABC transporter permease subunit (The N-terminal region of this protein, as described by TIGR01726, is a three transmembrane segment that identifies a subfamily of ABC transporter permease subunits, which specificities that include histidine, arginine, glutamine, glutamate, L-cystine (sic), the opines (in Agrobacterium) octopine and nopaline, etc.), translating into MIPAWIIEYAALLGRGLQTTITILLISSVFGYALAVLVALARISKNRVIAKVSLFYTSVTRGTPLLIQIYIFYYGLGSLFAQFPLIRGSFLWPYLRDGYWYIVFALVVSVGAYVGEVIRGGLLAVPKGEMEAASAFGMTARQSLLRVRLPRALRLLLPTLAGETVMLLKSTALASTIAIIDLLGAANVVRAQTLQVYEPLLLVAGVYVCLTFLIEALFAFAERRGTPVRRSA